A single region of the Vicia villosa cultivar HV-30 ecotype Madison, WI linkage group LG4, Vvil1.0, whole genome shotgun sequence genome encodes:
- the LOC131598812 gene encoding uncharacterized protein LOC131598812, protein MKMIAISTSLCLGNHHCLKLFQMFMRNQRETASVTLGVISVIVWMIAEIPQLITNYNEKSAHGLSATFMLTWIIGDLFNVFGCLLEPATLPTQVYTAVFYTMITLILCSQAIYYRHIYPRLKYKKQFKIETSKDDGLGNGGAENGNEVEQRRVFGMSSPISFPALAQKSHVGGQSYYQSARYLSKSYTQKSELAERITSSSLDPIEEPLLVSSVLTQSAPSLKIKNTLCLVTTLTFLVALNLLHSQDTINLSEVSKPRNEFVIHVGRKLLQASGDRLSSYGAEMHHGIGTYLGWGMAVIYMGGRLPQICLNFRRGSFEGVNPLLFLFALIGNTTYIASILVRSLEWSKIGPNLPWLVESGGCSLLDSFILMQFLYYRYQKSKALENKFKHQVVA, encoded by the exons ATGAAAATGATTGCTATTTCAACTTCACTGTGTCTTGGAAATCATcattgtttgaagttgtttcaaatgTTTATGAGAAATCAGAGAGAAACAGCTTCTGTTACATTAGGTGTAATTAGTGTCATTGTTTGGATGATTGCTGAGATACCTCAGTTAATCACTAATTACAATGAAAAATCTGCTCATGGTCTTTCTGCTACTTTCATGTTGACATGGATAATCGG AGATCTGTTTAATGTGTTTGGATGCTTACTTGAACCTGCAACT CTACCGACTCAAGTATATACTGCAGTG TTCTATACCATGATCACACTTATACTTTGTTCACAAGCAATTTACTATAGACACATATATCCCCGACTTAAGTACAAGAAACAATTCAAG ATTGAAACATCAAAAGATGATGGACTAGGCAATGGTGGAGCTGAAAATGGCAATGAAGTTGAACAAAGAAGAGTCTTTGGTATGAGTTCACCAATTTCTTTTCCAGCACTTGCTCAAAAAAGCCATGTTGGAGGACAATCATACTACCA GTCAGCAAGATATCTATCAAAGAGTTATACTCAAAAATCAGAATTAGCAGAAAGAATTACATCTTCTTCTTTAGACCCTATCGAAGAGCCTTTACTCGTTTCATCTGTCTTGACGCAATCCGCTCCATCTTTGAAGATCAAGAATACTCTATGTTTG GTGACAACATTAACTTTTCTAGTTGCCTTAAATCTACTTCATTCTCAAGATACTATAAATCTTTCCGAGGTCTCAAAACCAAGAAACGAGTTTGTGATTCATGTCGGGAGAAAGCTTTTGCAG GCTAGTGGCGATCGGCTGTCAAGTTATGGCGCGGAAATGCACCATGGCATTGGAACTTACCTTGGTTGGGGAATGGCTGTTATATATATGGGGGGAAGACTTCCTCAAATTTGTTTAAAT TTCAGAAGAGGTAGCTTTGAG GGAGTGAATCCTCTATTGTTTCTTTTTGCTTTAATTGGGAATACAACTTATATAGCAAG CATACTAGTTAGAAGCTTGGAATGGTCAAAAATCGGTCCGAATCTACCATGGCTTGTAGAATCTGGAGGATGTTCTCTTCTTGATTCATTT ATTTTGATGCAGTTTCTATATTATCGTTATCAAAAATCGAAAGCCTTGGAAAATAAGTTCAAACATCAAGTTGTTGCATAG
- the LOC131598814 gene encoding heavy metal-associated isoprenylated plant protein 45, with protein sequence MDCQGCEERITRAISKLNGVDSLEIDMENQKVTVTGYIDKSKVLKTVRRTGRKAEYWPFPYDSEYYPYASQYLDESTFTSSYNYYRHGFNETVHGYFPDQVYSTVPDETVFLFSDDNVHAPCAIM encoded by the exons ATGGATTGCCAAGGATGTGAAGAAAGAATAACAAGGGCCATCTCTAAATTAAATG GTGTTGATAGTTTGGAGATAGATATGGAAAACCAGAAGGTAACAGTAACAGGATACATAGACAAAAGTAAGGTACTGAAAACTGTGAGAAGAACAGGAAGAAAAGCTGAATATTGGCCATTTCCTTATGACAGTGAATATTATCCATATGCTTCACAATATTTGGATGAATCTACATTCACATCTTCTTACAACTATTACAGACATGGTTTCAATGAAACTGTTCATGGATATTTTCCTGATCAGGTTTACTCAACTGTTCCTGATGAAACTGTTTTTCTCTTCAGTGATGATAATGTTCATGCACCCTGCGCCATCATGTAA
- the LOC131598813 gene encoding cleavage stimulation factor subunit 77 has product MEKTTLTDKYSIESAETLANQAQGLPIAEATPIYEQLLQLFPTAAKFWKQYVEAHMAVNNDDAIKQIFSRCLLNCLQVPLWRCYIRFIRKVNDKKGTEGQEETKKAFDFMLNYVGADISSGPVWMEYISFLRSLPSVHPQEETHRMTVIRRVYQRAIINPTHQIEQLWKDYENFENSVSRQLAKGLISEFQPRYNSARAVYRERKKYFDEIDWNMLAVPPTGSSKEEMQWMAWKRLLSFEKGNPQRIDAASSNKRIVFTYEQCLMYMYHYPDIWYDYATWHAKCGSIDAAIKVFQRSLKALPDSEMLRYAYAELEESRGAIQAAKKIHENLLGDGENATALAHIQFIRFLRRTEGVEAARKYFLDARKSPTCSYHVYVAYASVAFCLDKDPKMAHNVFEAGLKRFMHEPVYILEYADFLTRLNDDQNIRALFERALSSLPPEKSVEVWKRFVQFEQTYGDLSSMLKVEQRRKEAFGEDATTASESSLQDVVSRYSFMDLWPCSSNDLDHLSRQEWLAKNLNKKDEKSIVLNGSTLTDKGSIANISNTSSKVVYPDTSKMLIYDPKQNPSTGASTNAFDEILKATPPALVAFLANLPTVDGPTPNVDIVLSICLQNDLPIGQSGKTGGPAPATSELSGSSKSHPVQSGLSHKPIGRKHYGKRKELDRQEDDDTTSVQSQPPPRDAFRIRQFQKARANSTSQTGSVSYGSALSGDLSGSTG; this is encoded by the exons ATG GAAAAAACCACACTCACTGATAAATACAGCATTGAATCCGCTGAAACTTTGGCAAACCAAGCTCAG GGTTTGCCTATTGCGGAAGCCACGCCTATATACGAGCAGCTTCTGCAGTTATTTCCAACAGCT GCCAAGTTTTGGAAGCAGTATGTGGAGGCACACATGGCTGTAAATAATGATGACGCTATCAAACAGATTTTTAGTCGATGTTTGTTGAACTGTCTTCAAGTTCCTCTCTG GCGATGTTACATTCGTTTCATTAGAAAGGTTAATGACAAGAAGGGGACAGAAGGTCAAGAAGAGACTAAAAAAGCTTTTGACTTTATGCTCAACTATGTCG GAGCAGACATATCATCTGGCCCTGTATGGATGGAATACATATCCTTTCTAAGATCATTGCCG TCTGTGCACCCACAAGAAGAAACACATCGGATGACTGTTATTCGAAGAGTCTATCAGAGGGCTATTATTAATCCGACTCATCAAATTGAACAACTTTGGAAAGActatgaaaattttgaaaattctgtCAGTCGTCAGTTG GCTAAAGGACTGATATCCGAGTTTCAACCAAGGTATAATAGTGCGAGGGCAGTTTACCGGGAACGGAAAAAGTATTTTGAtgaaattgattggaatatgCTTGCCGTACCACCCACTGGATCCTCAAAG GAAGAAATGCAGTGGATGGCATGGAAAAGACTTCTATCTTTTGAAAA AGGAAATCCACAAAGAATAGACGCCGCTTCCTCCAACAAACGAATTGTATTTACTTACGAGCAG TGTCTGATGTATATGTACCATTATCCTGATATATGGTACGACTATGCTACATGGCACGCTAAATGTGGCTCGATAGATGCTGCAATTAAAGTGTTTCAAAGATCTCTGAAGGCTCTTCCTG ATTCGGAAATGCTACGATATGCTTACGCAGAGCTAGAAGAATCCCGTGGAGCAATCCAG GCTGCAAAGAAAATACACGAAAACCTTTTGGGAGATGGTGAAAATGCAACGGCACTTGCACATATTCAA TTCATTCGTTTTCTAAGAAGAACTGAAGGTGTTGAAGCTGCAAGGAAATACTTTCTGGATGCTCGCAAATCCCCGACTTGTTCATATCATGTTTACGTTGCTTATGCGTCCGTGGCTTTCTGTCTTGACAAGGATCCTAAG ATGGCTCATAACGTCTTTGAAGCCGGATTAAAACGCTTTATGCATGAGCCGGTCTATATTCTCGA ATACGCCGATTTCTTGACACGTTTGAATGATGACCAAAATATACGTGCTTTATTTGAGAGGGCATTGAGTTCACTTCCTCCAGAGAAATCGGTTGAG GTTTGGAAAAGGTTCGTTCAATTTGAGCAAACTTACGGTGATCTTTCCAGCATGCTCAAG GTTGAGCAAAGAAGAAAAGAAGCGTTTGGCGAAGATGCAACGACAGCATCAGAGAGTTCTCTGCAAGATGTTGTATCACGTTATAGTTTCATGGATCTATGGCCGTGCTCTTCTAATGATCTTGACCATTTATCCAGACAAGAG TGGCTTGCCAAAAATCTCAATAAGAAAGACGAGAAGTCTATTGTTCTGAATGGCTCGACTCTTACAG ATAAGGGATCTATTGCAAACATTTCGAATACATCGTCAAAGGTTGTCTATCCCGATACTTCGAAGATGTTGATATACGATCCAAAGCAGAATCCGAGTACAGGTGCTAGCACAAATGCATTCGATGAAATTCTTAAAGCTACGCCGCCTGCTTTGGTTGCATTTTTAGCAAACCTACCCACAGTCGACG GTCCAACTCCAAATGTGGATATCGTGCTATCGATTTGTTTGCAGAACGACCTTCCAATCGGACAAAGTGGTAAAACCGGGGGTCCTGCTCCTGCTACAAGTGAACTTTCCGGTTCAAGCAAGTCTCACCCTGTTCAGAGTGGTTTGTCGCATAAACCAATCGGTCGAAAGCATTATGGGAAAAGAAAAGAATTAGACA GACAAGAAGATGATGATACTACATCTGTTCAAAGCCAACCACCTCCTCGTGACGCTTTTCGTATAAGACAGTTCCAGAAAGCTCGAGCAAACAGTACATCACAGACCGGATCAGTTTCATATGGAAGTGCACTCTCTGGTGATTTATCCGGCAGCACCGGttga
- the LOC131598815 gene encoding chaperone protein dnaJ 72, whose amino-acid sequence MDHYKVLGLHKTASKEEIKSAFKKLAFQFHPDKHSQSPKAVKENATVRFKQVSEAYEILMDDRKRAEYNYRWRSGAGGRSGYGGGNSNYYYSQYGYGYGRSGKSYEYKSGSGFNGGGGFASKFELAIRILTARSSLLNLGFAAAILGVMIVVDTSGESLWKMQNSGKSFEEAMNTIDKAKTYKENNTNERP is encoded by the exons ATGGATCATTACAAGGTTCTAGGTTTACACAAAACAGCATCCAAGGAAGAAATCAAATCAGCATTCAAAAAACTCGCGTTTCAATTTCATCCCGATAAGCATTCTCAATCACCGAAAGCTGTGAAAGAGAACGCAACTGTTCGATTCAAACAGGTTTCTGAAGCGTATGAGATTCTCATGGATGATCGGAAACGAGCTGAGTATAATTACCGGTGGCGTTCCGGTGCCGGTGGAAGAAGTGGTTATGGTGGTGGTAATAGCAATTATTATTATTCTCAGTATGGTTATGGATATGGTAGAAGTGGGAAGAGCTATGAGTATAAAAGTGGGTCTGGGTTTAATGGGGGTGGTGGTTTTGCATCTAAGTTTGAGCTTGCTATTAGGATTTTGACGGCGAGGTCTTCTCTTCTCAATCTTGGATTTGCAGC GGCTATATTAGGTGTGATGATTGTTGTTGATACAAGTGGAGAATCCTTATGGAAAATGCAAAATTCTGGG AAATCTTTTGAAGAAGCCATGAACACCATTGACAAAGCAAAAACGTATAAAGAAAATAACACGAATGAACGTCCTTGA
- the LOC131598816 gene encoding membrane steroid-binding protein 2-like isoform X1, translating to MEFYTTITNQISFYTGLSPTAFFTISFLTFFVYRTVTSMFVSPQDFNKPPVVSARSGSLFEVAEPRREPVQVGEITETELRLYNGSDKSQPILISVRGQIYDVSDGSLCICRNFYGPGGSYTMFAGRECSRALALLSFKPRDINGNLEGLDESELTILEDWEYKFMEKYPKVGRLVLEERIQQIEQSQEDNLKLSHNE from the exons ATGGAATTCTACACAACCATAACAAACCAAATATCCTTCTACACCGGTCTTTCTCCAACCGCTTTCTTCACCATCTCATTCCTAACCTTCTTCGTCTACCGAACCGTTACTTCCATGTTCGTTTCCCCTCAAGATTTCAACAAACCACCGGTCGTTTCGGCTCGGTCCGGTTCTCTGTTTGAAGTAGCTGAGCCGCGGAGAGAACCGGTTCAGGTTGGCGAAATTACTGAAACGGAGTTGCGGTTGTATAATGGATCGGATAAAAGTCAACCGATTTTGATTTCTGTTAGAGGACAGATCTATGATGTCTCCGATGGAAg TTTATGTATATGCAGGAATTTTTATGGGCCGGGAGGATCTTATACGATGTTTGCTGGAAGAGAATGTAGCCGAGCGCTTGCTCTATTGTCGTTTAAACCTCGAGATATTAATGGAAATCTTGAAGGTTTGGATGAATCAGAGCTCACAATTTTAGAGGATTGGGAGTATAAATTCATGGAAAAGTATCCAAAAGTTGGTCGACTTGTTTTAGAAGAAAGAATTCAGCAAATTGAGCAGAGTCAAGAAGATAATTTGAAATTAAGCCATAATGAATGA
- the LOC131598816 gene encoding probable steroid-binding protein 3 isoform X2 codes for MEFYTTITNQISFYTGLSPTAFFTISFLTFFVYRTVTSMFVSPQDFNKPPVVSARSGSLFEVAEPRREPVQVGEITETELRLYNGSDKSQPILISVRGQIYDVSDGRNFYGPGGSYTMFAGRECSRALALLSFKPRDINGNLEGLDESELTILEDWEYKFMEKYPKVGRLVLEERIQQIEQSQEDNLKLSHNE; via the exons ATGGAATTCTACACAACCATAACAAACCAAATATCCTTCTACACCGGTCTTTCTCCAACCGCTTTCTTCACCATCTCATTCCTAACCTTCTTCGTCTACCGAACCGTTACTTCCATGTTCGTTTCCCCTCAAGATTTCAACAAACCACCGGTCGTTTCGGCTCGGTCCGGTTCTCTGTTTGAAGTAGCTGAGCCGCGGAGAGAACCGGTTCAGGTTGGCGAAATTACTGAAACGGAGTTGCGGTTGTATAATGGATCGGATAAAAGTCAACCGATTTTGATTTCTGTTAGAGGACAGATCTATGATGTCTCCGATGGAAg GAATTTTTATGGGCCGGGAGGATCTTATACGATGTTTGCTGGAAGAGAATGTAGCCGAGCGCTTGCTCTATTGTCGTTTAAACCTCGAGATATTAATGGAAATCTTGAAGGTTTGGATGAATCAGAGCTCACAATTTTAGAGGATTGGGAGTATAAATTCATGGAAAAGTATCCAAAAGTTGGTCGACTTGTTTTAGAAGAAAGAATTCAGCAAATTGAGCAGAGTCAAGAAGATAATTTGAAATTAAGCCATAATGAATGA